A region from the Muribaculum gordoncarteri genome encodes:
- a CDS encoding rhomboid family intramembrane serine protease → MNRSGNSFFSIMPPVTKHLIIINVLIWLAMMFVGKIDNMMIKYGALHYVGATDFNVLQLFTYMFMHSTQSIAHLFFNMFTLFMFGITLERVLGGKRFLFYYISCGIGAALIQEATWAFTINKFVSDNLEMTIAHWAYDNHLSMAQANDLVSSAQIASLRDQIENALITVGASGAIYGVLLAFGMLFPNRPLYLMFIPVPIKAKWMVIGYGVIEIALGLSSASDGIAHFAHLGGMIFGFLIILYWKRKGIIGGNGYY, encoded by the coding sequence ATGAACCGTAGCGGAAACTCATTTTTCAGCATAATGCCACCGGTGACGAAGCACCTGATCATAATCAACGTACTGATTTGGCTCGCCATGATGTTTGTCGGCAAAATCGACAACATGATGATTAAATACGGAGCATTACACTATGTAGGGGCTACCGACTTCAATGTCCTTCAGTTGTTCACCTACATGTTCATGCACTCAACGCAAAGCATCGCCCACCTCTTCTTCAACATGTTCACGCTGTTCATGTTTGGTATAACACTTGAACGCGTACTCGGAGGCAAGCGTTTCCTGTTTTACTACATATCGTGCGGCATCGGCGCCGCCCTTATTCAGGAAGCCACATGGGCATTCACCATCAACAAGTTTGTTTCCGACAATCTTGAAATGACTATAGCCCACTGGGCCTACGACAACCACCTGAGCATGGCACAGGCCAACGATCTTGTAAGCTCGGCACAGATAGCTTCGTTACGCGACCAGATAGAGAACGCTCTCATCACCGTGGGAGCCTCGGGAGCCATCTACGGCGTGCTGCTTGCATTCGGAATGCTCTTCCCCAACCGCCCACTCTACCTCATGTTCATCCCGGTGCCCATCAAGGCCAAGTGGATGGTGATAGGCTATGGCGTAATCGAAATAGCACTGGGACTCAGCTCGGCATCCGACGGTATCGCCCACTTTGCACATCTCGGAGGCATGATATTCGGATTCCTCATAATCCTGTACTGGAAGCGTAAAGGCATCATCGGAGGCAATGGGTATTATTGA
- a CDS encoding alpha/beta hydrolase-fold protein, whose protein sequence is MKTFSKLILSTCLVLPLALGAQQPAYPAGTVPNEHNINGADYPRIGEDGRVHFRVFAPNAQKVEISFRGEMTKGDDGYWTLVSKEPEVVGFHYYQVIIDGVSAADPNGKPFFGMGKWVSGIEIPEKGVDYYSLKDVPHGLVNQSWYYSKIRNEWRRCLVYTPAEYDKNPNKRYPVLYLQHGMGENETSWANQGKMSNIMDNLIAEGKAKPMIVVMDNGNIESFNTQPGESRQDAMKRFGGQFPSILVEEIIPHIDSNFRTLTDRENRAMAGLSWGGLLTFNTTLNNLDKFAYIGGFSGAGSIDLDNLDTVYGGVFKDRKAFNDKVHAFFLGIGSEEGPQRTKSLSDGLKAAGINNVYYESPGTAHEFLTWRRCLKEFAPMLFN, encoded by the coding sequence ATGAAAACATTTTCAAAACTCATTCTGTCGACCTGCCTCGTGCTGCCGTTGGCTTTAGGAGCCCAGCAACCCGCCTATCCCGCAGGAACCGTTCCCAATGAACATAATATAAACGGGGCCGACTATCCCCGCATCGGCGAGGACGGCCGAGTTCACTTCCGCGTATTCGCCCCCAACGCCCAGAAAGTTGAAATCAGCTTCCGCGGCGAGATGACCAAGGGCGACGACGGCTACTGGACACTTGTGTCAAAGGAGCCCGAAGTGGTGGGATTTCACTACTATCAGGTGATAATCGACGGCGTAAGCGCAGCCGACCCCAACGGCAAGCCTTTCTTCGGAATGGGCAAGTGGGTGAGCGGTATCGAGATTCCCGAAAAGGGCGTCGACTACTACTCGCTGAAGGATGTGCCTCACGGACTCGTGAACCAGAGCTGGTACTACTCCAAGATACGCAACGAGTGGCGCCGCTGCCTCGTGTACACTCCGGCCGAGTATGACAAGAATCCCAATAAGAGATACCCGGTGCTCTACCTTCAGCACGGCATGGGCGAAAACGAAACCAGCTGGGCCAACCAGGGAAAGATGAGCAACATCATGGACAACCTCATTGCCGAAGGCAAAGCAAAGCCCATGATCGTGGTGATGGACAACGGCAACATCGAGTCGTTTAACACTCAGCCGGGCGAGTCGCGCCAGGATGCCATGAAGCGTTTCGGCGGTCAGTTCCCCTCGATTCTCGTAGAAGAGATAATTCCCCACATCGACTCCAACTTCCGCACTCTCACCGATCGTGAGAACCGCGCGATGGCCGGACTGTCATGGGGCGGACTGCTCACCTTCAACACCACGCTCAACAATCTCGACAAATTTGCCTACATAGGCGGATTCAGCGGAGCCGGCAGCATCGACCTCGACAATCTCGACACCGTATATGGCGGCGTGTTCAAGGACCGCAAGGCATTTAACGACAAGGTTCACGCATTCTTCCTTGGCATCGGCTCGGAGGAGGGCCCGCAGCGCACCAAGAGTCTGAGCGACGGACTCAAGGCCGCCGGCATCAACAATGTCTACTACGAATCGCCGGGCACCGCTCACGAATTCCTCACATGGCGCCGCTGCCTCAAGGAGTTTGCACCGATGTTGTTTAATTGA
- a CDS encoding endonuclease/exonuclease/phosphatase family protein — MGIIRVCTSLIRSLWTLLNIVCGLCTLLAGYGGYINPDKFALAQLANMTFPGWIVLTLILLAVNLFIRKKLAWLSVAVLVACIGPILTISPLNFTSRSLSPDDESRTFTLLTYNVYNFRDNQGVNPEWGNRTLSYILSTDADIVCLQESSNLNGVGKKAQRDSINSRYPYRLYSNRSGEVLLSKYHATEIDTPQPDWGSGSFCAYDVEVEGHEVTVVNCHLQSIGLTDDDKELYRELTDKELRNPSRSELSKVKNGIVTKLLAAFRIRAQQARYIKEFLATRKGNVILVGDFNDVPGSYAYRTIKSDGLKDAYSECAFGPTVTYNDNRFYFRIDQMLYRGDLEAVRIKRGDLRSSDHYPLLATFLWNTAAADTIKR, encoded by the coding sequence ATGGGAATAATAAGAGTGTGTACATCATTAATCAGGTCGTTATGGACCCTCCTTAACATAGTATGCGGGCTATGCACGCTGCTGGCCGGTTACGGAGGCTACATAAATCCTGACAAGTTTGCGCTCGCCCAACTCGCCAACATGACTTTCCCGGGATGGATCGTGCTGACGCTCATCCTGCTTGCAGTCAACCTGTTCATCAGGAAAAAGCTTGCATGGCTGTCAGTCGCCGTGCTGGTGGCATGCATCGGTCCCATTCTCACCATATCGCCGCTCAATTTCACATCACGCAGCCTGTCGCCCGACGACGAAAGCCGCACGTTTACACTCCTCACCTACAATGTCTACAATTTTCGCGACAACCAAGGTGTGAATCCCGAGTGGGGCAACCGCACCCTATCCTACATCCTGTCGACCGACGCCGACATCGTGTGCCTTCAGGAGTCGTCCAACCTTAACGGCGTAGGCAAGAAAGCGCAACGTGACTCTATCAACTCGCGCTACCCCTACCGGTTGTACTCCAACCGCTCAGGCGAGGTGCTGCTGTCGAAATATCACGCAACCGAAATCGACACTCCGCAGCCCGACTGGGGTTCGGGGTCGTTCTGCGCCTACGATGTAGAGGTGGAGGGACATGAGGTGACGGTGGTAAACTGTCACCTGCAGTCGATAGGACTTACCGACGACGACAAGGAGCTGTATCGCGAACTCACCGACAAGGAACTTCGCAACCCGTCGCGCAGCGAATTGTCGAAGGTGAAAAACGGCATCGTCACCAAGCTGCTCGCGGCATTCAGGATAAGAGCCCAACAGGCACGTTACATCAAGGAGTTTCTCGCAACCCGCAAGGGCAACGTTATCCTTGTCGGCGACTTCAACGATGTGCCCGGAAGCTACGCCTATCGCACAATCAAGAGCGACGGTCTGAAGGACGCCTACTCGGAGTGCGCATTCGGCCCCACGGTGACCTACAACGACAACCGCTTCTACTTCCGCATCGACCAGATGCTCTATCGGGGCGACTTGGAAGCAGTCAGGATAAAGCGAGGCGACCTGCGAAGCTCCGACCACTATCCGCTGCTCGCAACATTCCTTTGGAACACGGCGGCAGCCGACACTATAAAACGATAA
- a CDS encoding rhomboid family intramembrane serine protease codes for MGIIDTLKNKWVYGSMLVRLIYINVAFFALLHIATLVLTFTDIKPEYALTWIELPSSPDLFITQPWTIITYMFAQYDLLHILFNMLWLYWFGTIFLLTDTSKRMLALYIYGGICGGALFMAVYSLVPAYNYTLAWLIGSSASVIAIVTATAVMHPDYKVGLLFFGPVALKWIAIITIAIDFFSITGDNGGGHIAHIGGALTGVIYAVALKHGTDITKPFNRLADWWVNLVKRITSPRPAKQSNDYTRYRYQSDNSSKTKAEKPKSEKTAESATTNRDDEATLDEILDKIKKSGYSALTHEEKQRLFDVSRRIK; via the coding sequence ATGGGTATTATTGACACATTGAAAAACAAGTGGGTCTACGGCTCGATGCTCGTGAGGCTCATATATATTAATGTAGCATTCTTCGCCCTGCTGCATATCGCGACGCTTGTGTTGACATTCACCGACATCAAGCCGGAATATGCGCTGACATGGATTGAACTTCCGTCGAGCCCCGACCTGTTCATCACCCAGCCGTGGACGATAATCACATACATGTTTGCCCAATACGACCTGCTGCACATCCTCTTCAACATGCTGTGGCTCTATTGGTTCGGCACAATATTCCTACTTACCGACACTTCCAAGCGCATGCTCGCCCTCTACATCTACGGCGGCATCTGCGGCGGAGCGCTTTTCATGGCCGTCTACAGCCTCGTGCCGGCCTACAACTACACTCTGGCTTGGCTCATAGGGTCGTCGGCATCGGTAATAGCGATCGTGACGGCAACCGCAGTCATGCATCCCGACTACAAGGTGGGATTGCTATTCTTCGGACCTGTCGCACTAAAGTGGATTGCCATAATCACCATCGCAATAGACTTTTTCAGCATAACAGGCGATAACGGAGGCGGACACATAGCCCACATAGGCGGAGCCTTGACCGGCGTTATATATGCCGTGGCGCTGAAGCACGGCACCGACATCACCAAGCCCTTCAACCGGCTTGCCGACTGGTGGGTCAACCTCGTGAAACGCATAACATCACCCCGCCCTGCAAAGCAGAGCAACGACTACACCCGCTACCGCTATCAAAGCGACAATTCATCCAAGACCAAAGCGGAGAAGCCTAAATCGGAAAAAACCGCCGAGTCGGCCACGACCAACCGTGACGACGAAGCCACGCTTGACGAGATTCTTGACAAAATAAAGAAATCGGGATATTCGGCGCTCACGCATGAGGAGAAGCAACGCCTCTTCGATGTGAGCCGACGCATAAAATAG
- a CDS encoding HU family DNA-binding protein, whose product MNKTELVNAIAEKANLSKVDAKNALDACLEAVAGALEQNEKVALIGFGTFSVAEKGARTGINPRTKETIEIPARKAVKFKAGSELTDKIN is encoded by the coding sequence ATGAACAAAACAGAGTTAGTCAATGCTATTGCCGAAAAGGCAAACCTTTCAAAGGTAGATGCTAAAAACGCTCTCGACGCCTGCCTCGAAGCTGTTGCAGGTGCTCTTGAGCAGAACGAAAAAGTAGCCCTCATAGGCTTCGGAACATTCTCCGTAGCAGAAAAGGGTGCACGCACAGGTATAAATCCCCGCACTAAGGAGACAATTGAAATCCCCGCACGCAAGGCCGTTAAATTCAAGGCAGGTTCCGAACTTACTGATAAGATAAACTAA
- a CDS encoding acetylxylan esterase, producing MNIIHGNKGLLACLAMALSFSSLAQNPSPPQGNFPPPRQNYEIQTPTYLSDYFEESTAPSKAPNEEGFIQRWMLLEPISKPNRSNVVFTDSYLNHVLDSIYFKDQFTVLPKDGAKVKVGKQKLQWHALDSKLYNVKLYRLAAALKKPVYGVIFWAVTVIDCPEDIENVRLSAGSNSASKWWLNGEEVLMLSGDRRMVADDGVSPRLTLKKGKNVLRTAVINGPGMSDFCVRFIDEQGNPVKNYSITYQ from the coding sequence ATGAACATCATTCACGGAAACAAAGGACTTTTGGCCTGTCTTGCAATGGCATTGAGCTTCTCGTCCTTAGCTCAGAATCCATCTCCTCCCCAAGGCAACTTCCCCCCGCCAAGACAAAATTATGAAATTCAGACGCCCACTTACCTGAGCGACTATTTCGAGGAGAGCACAGCACCCTCGAAAGCTCCCAACGAGGAGGGATTCATCCAGCGCTGGATGCTTCTTGAGCCTATAAGCAAGCCCAATCGCTCCAATGTCGTGTTTACCGACAGCTATCTCAACCATGTGCTTGATTCGATCTACTTCAAGGATCAGTTCACCGTTCTTCCCAAGGACGGCGCCAAGGTTAAGGTGGGCAAGCAGAAACTCCAGTGGCACGCACTCGACAGCAAGCTCTACAACGTAAAGCTCTATCGTCTTGCAGCAGCATTGAAGAAACCCGTCTACGGCGTGATTTTCTGGGCTGTTACAGTGATTGACTGTCCCGAGGATATAGAGAATGTAAGACTTTCAGCCGGCTCCAACTCGGCATCGAAGTGGTGGCTCAACGGCGAGGAGGTTCTGATGCTTTCGGGCGACCGCCGCATGGTGGCCGACGACGGCGTGTCGCCTCGTCTTACCTTGAAGAAAGGCAAGAACGTGCTTCGCACCGCTGTTATAAACGGCCCCGGCATGAGCGACTTCTGTGTCCGCTTTATAGATGAGCAAGGTAACCCAGTCAAGAACTATTCAATCACTTATCAATGA
- a CDS encoding M3 family metallopeptidase, giving the protein MNHYLLTLATALTMMGAATNQVNAMEASRTNPFMAPYDTPYEIPPFDRISYDDYLPALKAGIAEQKKAVEAIVNNPEAPTFENTIVALDHSGPLLERVCLVFMALDESNSTPEMTAIGEEFYPLYSAHSDEISMNEKLFARIKTLYDNRDKMNYTKSQRLAIEKSYKDMVRNGALLNDADKAELKAINSRLSDLYLKFNKNLLTATNAFELVVDDKAKLSGLPETSIAVAAEEAAKRNMKGKWVFTLHAPSRLPLLQYADNRELREKMYKGYTTLASSGEYNNYPVIAEILKARIRKANILGFKNYADYMTDNVMAKNVKSAEELLMQIWKPAIARVDREVAEMQALSDKEGNNFTIALWDYYYYAEKVRKDKYNLDEGLVSQYFHVDSVRKGIFSMAKKLYGVTFTEIPDAPKYDPEVKVYDVTDADGKHVAVFMTDYYTRPSKRQGAWMSEFKGSFVTDDGKVERPIVYNVANFTRPTGNTPCLLSLDEVETMFHEFGHGLHGMLTRAKYKSQAGTNVDRDFVELPSQIHEHWAMEPELLKTYAHHYKTGEVIPDELIKKLDEASTHNQGFITTELVGAALLDLQWGQLTDADNVDVESFEKNVADKLSMPSQVAYRYRSPYFKHIFGSDGYASGYYTYLWAEVLDADGFELFKEKGIFDPATAKSFKDNVLEAGGSDDPMELYVKFRGKKPTPEALLRNRGLINEPAKPGNLPMPGGK; this is encoded by the coding sequence ATGAATCATTATCTTTTAACCCTTGCCACAGCCCTCACAATGATGGGCGCGGCAACAAATCAAGTCAATGCAATGGAGGCATCGCGCACCAATCCGTTCATGGCGCCCTACGACACGCCCTACGAGATTCCGCCGTTTGACCGCATCTCCTACGACGACTATCTGCCTGCACTGAAGGCCGGCATAGCCGAACAGAAAAAGGCCGTGGAGGCCATAGTGAACAACCCCGAAGCTCCGACTTTCGAGAACACGATCGTTGCGCTCGACCACAGCGGACCGCTGCTTGAACGTGTGTGCCTCGTATTCATGGCCCTCGACGAGTCCAACTCGACTCCCGAGATGACTGCCATAGGCGAAGAGTTCTACCCGCTCTACTCGGCTCACAGCGACGAGATTTCGATGAACGAAAAGCTCTTCGCCCGCATCAAGACCCTCTATGACAACCGTGACAAGATGAACTACACCAAGTCACAGCGTCTGGCCATCGAGAAGTCCTACAAGGACATGGTGCGTAACGGCGCACTCCTCAACGACGCCGACAAGGCCGAGCTGAAGGCCATCAACAGCCGCCTATCGGACCTCTACCTGAAATTCAACAAGAATCTGCTCACAGCCACCAACGCCTTTGAGCTGGTAGTCGACGACAAGGCCAAGCTCTCGGGTCTGCCCGAAACAAGCATAGCCGTAGCCGCCGAAGAGGCCGCCAAGCGCAACATGAAGGGCAAGTGGGTGTTCACGCTCCATGCTCCGAGCCGCCTGCCCCTGCTGCAGTATGCCGACAACCGCGAGCTTCGCGAAAAGATGTACAAGGGCTACACAACTCTCGCTTCATCGGGCGAATACAACAACTACCCCGTAATCGCCGAGATTCTGAAGGCCCGCATCCGCAAGGCCAACATCCTCGGTTTCAAGAACTATGCCGACTACATGACCGACAACGTGATGGCCAAGAATGTCAAGAGCGCCGAGGAGCTGCTCATGCAGATATGGAAGCCCGCAATCGCCCGCGTCGACCGTGAGGTGGCCGAGATGCAGGCTCTCAGCGACAAGGAGGGCAACAACTTCACCATCGCACTCTGGGATTACTACTACTATGCCGAGAAGGTGCGCAAGGATAAATACAATCTCGACGAAGGCCTCGTGAGCCAGTATTTCCATGTCGACAGCGTGCGCAAAGGCATCTTCAGCATGGCCAAGAAGCTCTACGGCGTGACATTTACCGAGATTCCCGATGCACCCAAGTACGACCCCGAAGTAAAGGTGTATGATGTAACCGATGCCGACGGCAAACATGTGGCCGTGTTCATGACCGACTACTACACCCGTCCGAGCAAGCGCCAGGGAGCGTGGATGAGCGAGTTCAAGGGCTCGTTTGTCACCGACGACGGCAAGGTTGAGCGTCCCATCGTCTACAATGTGGCCAACTTCACCCGCCCCACGGGCAACACTCCGTGCCTGCTGTCGCTCGACGAAGTGGAAACGATGTTCCATGAATTCGGTCACGGCCTCCACGGAATGCTCACACGCGCCAAGTACAAGAGCCAGGCCGGAACCAATGTCGACCGCGACTTCGTGGAGCTTCCCTCGCAGATTCACGAGCACTGGGCCATGGAGCCTGAACTGCTCAAGACCTACGCCCACCACTACAAGACCGGCGAAGTGATTCCCGACGAACTCATCAAGAAACTCGACGAGGCTTCAACCCACAATCAGGGATTCATAACCACCGAACTCGTAGGTGCCGCTCTGCTCGACCTCCAGTGGGGTCAGTTGACCGATGCCGACAACGTGGATGTAGAGTCATTTGAAAAGAACGTGGCCGACAAGCTCTCGATGCCCTCGCAGGTCGCCTACCGCTACCGCAGCCCCTACTTCAAGCACATATTCGGCAGCGACGGATATGCTTCGGGCTACTACACCTACCTGTGGGCCGAAGTGCTTGACGCCGACGGTTTTGAGCTATTCAAGGAGAAGGGAATATTTGACCCTGCAACCGCCAAGTCGTTCAAGGATAACGTTCTTGAGGCTGGAGGCAGCGACGATCCCATGGAGCTTTACGTGAAGTTCCGCGGCAAGAAGCCCACTCCCGAAGCACTGCTGCGCAACCGCGGACTCATCAACGAGCCTGCAAAGCCCGGCAATCTTCCCATGCCCGGCGGAAAATAA
- a CDS encoding porin family protein, with protein sequence MNKIKGLFIVVMMAIIAIPASAQFRIGPRLGFNVNELHFNQSVLDSDNRAGFTGGLMAEFTVPLVGLGFDASFMYVRRDARWLEGNEYTSDKRDYFEIPINLKWKIGVPVIGKIITPYLATGPSFAFLTSGKNVRDGIKNKSFDAAWNFGFGVELLSHLQIGASYGLGMTKALEAVGGANGVDIDGKNRYWTVTAAYLF encoded by the coding sequence ATGAACAAAATTAAAGGTTTATTTATTGTTGTGATGATGGCAATCATCGCCATCCCTGCTTCGGCTCAGTTCCGTATTGGTCCGCGTCTTGGATTCAACGTTAATGAGCTTCATTTCAATCAGAGTGTGCTTGACAGTGACAATAGGGCCGGATTCACCGGTGGTCTTATGGCTGAGTTTACAGTTCCTTTGGTGGGTCTGGGTTTTGACGCATCGTTCATGTATGTTCGTCGTGACGCCCGTTGGCTCGAAGGCAATGAGTACACAAGCGACAAGCGCGACTACTTTGAAATTCCTATCAATCTCAAGTGGAAAATAGGTGTTCCCGTTATCGGTAAGATAATCACTCCCTATCTTGCGACAGGTCCCAGCTTTGCATTCCTTACAAGCGGAAAGAATGTAAGGGACGGCATCAAGAACAAGTCGTTTGACGCTGCTTGGAACTTTGGCTTCGGTGTTGAGCTGCTCTCTCATCTTCAGATTGGAGCAAGCTACGGCCTTGGTATGACAAAGGCTCTTGAAGCTGTAGGCGGTGCAAACGGTGTCGACATCGACGGTAAGAACCGTTACTGGACAGTGACTGCCGCTTATCTCTTCTAA
- a CDS encoding family 43 glycosylhydrolase: MKTKSILAGSIALVSALVPQMTFAQVGKPYIHDPSTIMECDGKYYTFGTGGGGLISEDGWTWNGGGVRPGGGAAPDAIKIGDRYLIAYSATGGGLGGGHAGRVLTMWNKTLDPNSPDFAYTEPIEVAHSLDDEDCDAIDAGLLLDPTTGRLWLTYGTYFGFIRIVELDPKTGKRVEGNEPVNIAIDCEATDLMYRNGWYYLLGTHGTCCDGPNSTYNIVVGRSRNVTGPYLDNMGRDMLKGGGKMVIAAGDRKTGPGHFGRYIEDDGVEKMSFHYEADFDQGGRSVLAIRPLLWKNDWPVAGEAFKEGTYEIESERRGYALELAVDFVRMNTERRRFWGEDNEPVEPIKSQTLEEVIGTWPKGDIDVRIGDYMFRPHQRWTITAVPEAGGYLGGPYYKIVIEGTNRALAATADAEVIAVPEFTGAPEQLWRIEQLTDGTYRIMPKQVPGTDEELVLVSVADSTPSLGKFDMNSDNSKWTFHDR, encoded by the coding sequence ATGAAGACAAAGAGTATATTAGCCGGGTCGATTGCACTTGTGTCGGCACTGGTGCCCCAGATGACATTTGCCCAAGTTGGAAAGCCTTATATACATGACCCTTCCACTATTATGGAGTGTGACGGCAAGTACTACACCTTCGGAACCGGCGGTGGCGGACTTATATCGGAAGACGGATGGACTTGGAACGGCGGCGGTGTACGCCCCGGCGGCGGTGCCGCACCTGACGCCATCAAAATAGGCGACCGTTACCTTATCGCCTACAGCGCTACCGGCGGTGGCCTCGGCGGCGGTCACGCAGGCCGCGTGCTCACGATGTGGAACAAGACTCTTGATCCCAATTCGCCCGACTTCGCCTACACCGAACCTATCGAGGTGGCTCACTCGCTCGACGACGAGGATTGTGACGCTATCGACGCAGGATTGCTGCTCGATCCCACAACAGGCCGCCTCTGGCTTACCTACGGAACCTACTTCGGCTTCATCCGCATTGTAGAGCTTGATCCCAAGACGGGAAAGCGCGTTGAAGGCAATGAGCCGGTAAATATCGCCATCGACTGTGAGGCAACCGACCTGATGTATCGTAACGGATGGTACTATCTGCTTGGTACTCACGGCACTTGCTGCGACGGCCCCAACTCTACCTACAACATCGTGGTAGGCCGCTCTCGCAACGTGACCGGTCCTTATCTTGACAACATGGGTCGTGACATGCTCAAGGGAGGCGGTAAGATGGTGATTGCCGCCGGCGACCGCAAGACAGGTCCCGGACACTTCGGACGCTACATCGAGGATGACGGCGTTGAGAAGATGTCGTTCCACTACGAAGCCGACTTCGACCAGGGAGGTCGCAGCGTGCTCGCAATACGCCCCTTGCTGTGGAAGAACGACTGGCCCGTTGCCGGCGAGGCTTTCAAGGAAGGCACTTATGAGATAGAATCGGAGCGTCGCGGCTATGCTCTCGAGCTTGCCGTTGACTTCGTGAGAATGAACACAGAACGTCGCCGTTTCTGGGGCGAAGACAACGAGCCCGTTGAGCCCATTAAGTCACAGACTCTTGAAGAGGTGATAGGCACATGGCCCAAAGGCGACATCGACGTGCGCATCGGCGACTACATGTTCCGTCCTCACCAGCGCTGGACTATCACCGCTGTTCCCGAAGCCGGAGGCTACCTCGGAGGTCCCTACTATAAGATCGTGATCGAAGGCACCAACCGCGCACTGGCCGCTACTGCCGATGCCGAGGTTATAGCAGTGCCCGAATTCACAGGCGCACCCGAGCAGCTGTGGCGCATTGAGCAGCTTACCGACGGTACCTACCGCATCATGCCCAAGCAGGTGCCCGGAACCGACGAGGAGCTTGTGCTCGTGTCGGTTGCCGACAGTACTCCTTCGCTCGGCAAGTTTGACATGAACAGCGACAACTCAAAGTGGACATTCCACGATCGTTAA